The following are encoded in a window of Mycobacteriales bacterium genomic DNA:
- a CDS encoding AAA family ATPase, translating to MLIVVCGLPGTGKSTVADAVGETLGVPVFSVDPIEAAIWRAGVPASHETGVAAYEVAATLAAHQLALGLTAIVDAVSEIEIARNMWREAARRTGTQMRVIEVVCTDEDLHRRRLEGRRRDIEGFYEPTWESVQERRKEYEQWQDERLVLDSTEDRRDNLDRALDYLQTGVTAPRT from the coding sequence GTGCTGATCGTCGTCTGTGGCCTGCCCGGAACCGGAAAGAGCACCGTCGCCGACGCCGTCGGCGAGACGTTGGGGGTACCCGTCTTCTCGGTCGATCCGATCGAGGCGGCGATCTGGCGTGCGGGTGTACCGGCGAGCCACGAGACCGGAGTGGCGGCCTATGAGGTGGCCGCGACGTTGGCAGCGCATCAGCTCGCCCTGGGGCTCACCGCGATCGTCGATGCTGTGAGCGAGATCGAGATCGCGCGGAACATGTGGCGCGAGGCGGCCCGCCGTACCGGCACGCAGATGCGGGTCATCGAGGTCGTCTGCACCGATGAGGATCTGCACCGCCGCCGGCTCGAGGGCCGGCGCCGGGACATCGAAGGCTTCTACGAACCGACCTGGGAGTCGGTGCAGGAGCGCCGGAAGGAATACGAGCAGTGGCAGGACGAACGGCTCGTGCTGGACTCCACGGAAGATCGGCGGGACAACCTCGACCGGGCGCTCGACTATTTGCAGACCGGGGTCACGGCGCCGCGGACATGA